A single Drosophila miranda strain MSH22 chromosome XR, D.miranda_PacBio2.1, whole genome shotgun sequence DNA region contains:
- the LOC108165242 gene encoding uncharacterized protein LOC108165242 → MQNMHISHRYALPQRMPPSRRKMYFSPGVNSSNDHGRNAGMESSFNQNQMHKNQNQIHHLYPYQTYCNQGNMTDNVGDHNHQNQMPRKEIYNLSRNGEQCARHPMYYSRGHAQDSKHWRTQSQYIRCPRNGSVDKSSSNPDEIQVKYPIVPLFFRQSDDHWTSARPKLNAAAVAFTMKGAGLNSGPRISLPTAIDLTVGLVTKPTWRTAPAVGHLLPSAKRSQLNAAAPEFQPGLRGYQGSTQALRGTQVGVNPTMGMDLNGMPPSIQESQYSHNLPETTQCYPATTRQNKRYRKQPLPDLFAPVLALMRGSKRSVSYPEIINALSVRLQRPEVELKRHVPHTLQLAVHNGYLSKLGNRYTLRSEKEHLEIMRRNKEAALRAKELEKEPLSWRKR, encoded by the coding sequence ATGCAGAACATGCACATCAGTCATCGATATGCGCTGCCCCAGCGAATGCCCCCGTCTCGAcgcaaaatgtacttcagcccAGGCGTTAACTCGAGCAACGATCATGGCAGGAATGCTGGCATGGAGTCGAGCTTCAATCAAAACCAAATGCACAAAAATCAGAATCAAATTCACCATCTGTACCCGTACCAGACGTACTGCAATCAAGGCAACATGACGGACAACGTTGGGGATCACAACCACCAGAACCAGATGCCAAGAAAAGAGATATACAATTTGAGTCGCAATGGAGAGCAGTGTGCTCGTCATCCAATGTACTATAGCCGTGGCCATGCCCAGGACTCCAAGCACTGGCGCACCCAAAGCCAGTACATTCGTTGCCCTCGTAACGGATCGGTGGACAAATCGAGCAGCAATCCAGATGAAATCCAAGTCAAGTACCCCATTGTGCCGTTGTTCTTCCGCCAGTCGGACGACCACTGGACGTCGGCCAGACCCAAGCTGAATGCTGCCGCTGTGGCCTTTACCATGAAAGGAGCTGGACTCAATTCAGGACCAAGGATATCTCTGCCCACTGCCATCGATTTGACCGTGGGCCTTGTGACCAAACCCACTTGGCGTACTGCTCCGGCAGTTGGCCACCTTTTGCCATCGGCGAAACGCTCCCAGCTGAATGCTGCGGCTCCCGAGTTTCAGCCTGGGCTTCGGGGATATCAGGGATCAACGCAGGCACTACGGGGAACACAAGTTGGAGTCAACCCAACCATGGGCATGGACCTAAATGGTATGCCGCCATCGATTCAGGAATCGCAGTATTCTCACAACCTCCCTGAGACTACTCAGTGCTACCCCGCGACCACCCGTCAGAATAAGCGCTACCGCAAGCAGCCATTGCCGGACCTTTTCGCCCCCGTGCTGGCTCTTATGCGGGGCAGCAAGCGATCCGTCAGTTATCCGGAGATCATCAATGCGCTGTCGGTGCGGCTCCAGCGACCGGAGGTGGAGCTTAAGCGCCATGTGCCACACACACTGCAATTGGCCGTGCACAATGGGTACTTGAGCAAGCTGGGCAATCGATATACTCTGCGGTCGGAGAAGGAGCATTTGGAGATCATGCGTCGCAACAAGGAGGCCGCTCTTCGTGCAAAGGAGCTCGAAAAGGAGCCCCTCTCCTGGCGCAAACGCTAG
- the LOC108150845 gene encoding uncharacterized protein LOC108150845, with protein sequence MSTTYNIRTTFHQRRLVPNLMRTIIYMLEDGHRPMSDTEIISSLGARYRRADPEFQRQVRMHLGDGVSYGILRRQNDHYSLRSKRLAEILATIPSGHPGNQ encoded by the coding sequence ATGTCAACCACCTACAACATCCGTACCACGTTCCATCAGCGCCGATTGGTGCCCAATTTGATGCGCACCATCATCTACATGCTGGAAGATGGCCATCGACCGATGAGCGACACAGAGATCATCTCCAGCCTGGGTGCCCGCTATCGCCGCGCAGATCCCGAGTTTCAGCGACAGGTGCGCATGCATTTGGGTGACGGTGTCTCCTATGGCATTCTGAGGCGCCAGAACGATCATTACTCTCTGCGCTCTAAGCGACTGGCTGAAATCCTGGCCACCATCCCATCTGGACATCCCGGGAACCAATAG